A part of Setaria viridis chromosome 8, Setaria_viridis_v4.0, whole genome shotgun sequence genomic DNA contains:
- the LOC117834006 gene encoding uncharacterized protein: MSDQQSHSSSYGLLNTQPDLQCLVCTRPFTLDTEIADSFEALAICRECKMTVLSDNNRDEPTRTNQQTRRRRQRSRVSRHEPIEDAFSRQFSQLINLARQGHEADVDSPTVARQHASYSSTPNRPQRWHGSDDESDGFSYADSVFGEIESNISFGDDGGESDASLEHQTTMGREIVIQLDSESYMNTDTDIDPMNAGLDQWDSDDPEDDEDEQSEESDLDEAGNAMQEHWQTWHDIAPSGLNEQESEDTVWTWRIAGNQGVNGTNLNADTEGREIRRHFTGNPGDYVDARQFEMLLEQFAEDNNTTRGPPPAATSSVENLASVVISTSNEINGDLMCPVCKDEMPIKTVAKQLPCMHLYHSSCILPWLSSRNTCPVCRYELPTDDMEYERSKRATANEGGIHGVERNHLQETVEETSYEPEVEGISNTAGGTMEETNAHEHAVYSAQEPNGAHGRHRWLFIAAAPVVSLVSLALVLCFTNPAGNVRRQLCHRSQITTTTRVDVRRSWWSMF; the protein is encoded by the coding sequence AAGCTTTAGCCATATGCAGGGAGTGCAAGATGACTGTGCTTAGTGACAACAACAGGGATGAGCCTACCAGAACTAATCAACAAACAAGACGGCGAAGGCAAAGATCCAGGGTTTCAAGGCATGAACCCATAGAGGACGCTTTCTCACGGCAGTTCTCCCAGTTGATCAACTTAGCTAGACAAGGTCATGAAGCAGATGTTGATTCTCCAACAGTCGCACGTCAGCATGCATCATATAGTTCTACGCCAAACCGACCCCAAAGATGGCACGGTTCTGATGATGAGAGTGATGGTTTCAGTTATGCTGATTCTGTGTTTGGTGAAATTGAATCAAATATCAGTTTTGGTGATGATGGTGGGGAATCAGATGCTTCTCTTGAGCACCAAACCACAATGGGAAGGGAGATTGTCATTCAACTTGACAGTGAGAGCTACATGAACACAGATACAGATATTGATCCCATGAATGCTGGACTGGACCAGTGGGATTCAGATGAtccagaagatgatgaagatgagcaGTCAGAAGAATCTGATTTGGATGAAGCAGGCAACGCCATGCAGGAGCACTGGCAGACATGGCATGATATCGCCCCAAGTGGATTGAATGAGCAGGAATCTGAAGATACTGTGTGGACCTGGAGAATAGCTGGAAACCAAGGAGTAAACGGGACTAATTTGAATGCAGACACAGAAGGGCGAGAAATCAGGAGACATTTTACTGGGAATCCTGGTGATTATGTTGATGCAAGACAGTTTGAAATGCTTCTAGAACAGTTTGCTGAGGATAACAATACCACAAGAGGACCTCCACCTGCAGCGACATCTTCTGTTGAAAATCTTGCATCTGTGGTCATCTCCACCAGCAATGAGATAAATGGTGATTTAATGTGTCCAGTCTGCAAAGATGAGATGCCTatcaaaactgtagcaaaacagCTACCGTGCATGCATCTATATCATTCATCATGTATTTTGCCATGGCTTAGTTCTAGGAATACATGCCCAGTTTGTCGATATGAGCTTCCTACAGATGACATGGAATATGAGAGGTCCAAGCGTGCAACAGCCAATGAGGGAGGCATCCATGGGGTGGAGCGTAACCATCTGCAGGAAACTGTTGAAGAAACTTCTTATGAACCTGAGGTTGAAGGAATTTCTAATACAGCTGGTGGTACAATGGAAGAGACTAATGCACATGAACATGCTGTTTATTCTGCACAGGAGCCAAATGGAGCACATGGGCGCCATAGATGGCTGTTTATTGCAGCAGCTCCAGTTGTAAGTCTTGTCAGTTTAGCTCTAGTTCTATGCTTCACCAACCCTGCTGGCAATGTTAGAAGGCAACTTTGCCATAGATCCCAGATTACAACTACGACACGTGTAGATGTAAGAAGAAGTTGGTGGTCTATGTTCTAA